In Gadus macrocephalus chromosome 11, ASM3116895v1, a single genomic region encodes these proteins:
- the LOC132468315 gene encoding cholesterol 25-hydroxylase-like protein → MILLQNPGCEVARSITFRNSEHSGCNSACLRFQRMQSHEEEDVGLEAVQGALQPIWDAMLGHRDVLTSPLTPGLSALIIHLVLCAPFFLLDVLACVCPRVHSYQISESTSGKRVLRNWSMTLKRILVNYAAVIVPFTAVLQSLTSPRFPLLAPTCLQLCVHVVLCVLLFDLLFFAWHWAMHRFRWLFLHVHRHHHRHHPVPMALAAQDAGAAEVLSQLLLALGTARLLGLHPLSEAAFHLLNSWLAVEDHCGYRLPWGLQRLLPRLGAGAPHHQLHHSLQKGNYAPYFTIWDRLLGTEL, encoded by the exons ATGATCCTCCTCCAAAACCCGGGGTGTGAAGTAGCGCGCTCGATCACTTTTAGAAACTCAGAACACTCTGGGTGCAACAGCGCTTGTCTCCGTTTCCAAAGGATGCAGTCccacgaggaggaggatgttgGGCTCGAGGCAGTCCAAGGCGCCCTCCAGCCGATTTGGGACGCCATGCTGGGACATCGGGACGTCCTCACCTCCCCGCTGACGCCCGGGCTCAGCGCTCTCATCATCCACCTTGTTCTCTGCGCGCCTTTCTTTCTGCTCGACGTGCTCGCGTGCGTGTGTCCCCGCGTGCATTCGTACCAGATCTCCGAGAGCACTTCGGGAAagcgcgtgctgcgcaattggaGTATGACCCTCAAGAGGATACTCGTGAACTACGCGGCGGTGATCGTGCCGTTCACCGCGGTGCTGCAGTCCCTCACGAGCCCCCGGTTCCCGCTCCTCGCGCCCACCTGCTTGCAGCTCTGCGTCCACGTGGTGCTCTGCGTGCTGCTGTTCGATCTGCTCTTCTTCGCGTGGCACTGGGCTATGCACAG GTTCCGATGGCTGTTCCTCCACGTCCACCGGcaccaccaccgacaccaccCCGTCCCCATGGCGCTGGCCGCCCAGGACGCCGGCGCCGCCGAGGTGCTGTCGCAGCTGCTGCTGGCGCTGGGCACCGCCCGGCTCCTGGGGCTGCACCCCCTCAGCGAGGCCGCCTTCCACCTGCTCAACAGCTGGCTGGCCGTGGAGGACCACTGCGGCTACAGGCTGCCCTGGGGCCTCCAGAGGCTGCTGCCCCGGCTGGGCGCGGgggccccccaccaccagctccaccacagcCTCCAGAAGGGCAACTACGCCCCCTACTTCACCATCTGGGACCGCCTCCTGGGCACGGAGCTCTGA